The following coding sequences are from one Candidatus Micrarchaeia archaeon window:
- a CDS encoding site-specific integrase: MPSWKEGKTYRAQFQFQGTRHGQSGFASKKEADKWIILEKERMEKEPDEPASLPPACSPLTLGELMLEYMHLAERTLAPKTIAYRKTVFRRFLQEVGDIPVADITIKMIERHLLARPTNHNFNKCRVELCRLFSWGQRRQMITFNPVLLVDRVPVDRAKKVIPTPEEVVKILLAAGPNRPLLLVLFHTMARIDEVLRLTWEDVNFTEKWVKLWTRKRRGGNWESDLMPMNEDLEKILWSLWQSRAQDEWVFFNAKTYTRYLYRPKIMGTICKHIGVKKYGFHTLRHFVASYLFDKKKVSLAVISKLLRHKNLQTTERYLQAIDPRFRETMRLLEGNALAALSEIDVAAEV; the protein is encoded by the coding sequence ATGCCATCATGGAAGGAAGGAAAGACGTATCGGGCGCAGTTCCAGTTCCAGGGGACACGCCACGGTCAGAGCGGCTTCGCCAGCAAGAAGGAAGCCGACAAGTGGATCATCTTGGAGAAGGAGCGGATGGAGAAGGAACCAGACGAGCCCGCCTCATTGCCGCCGGCCTGCTCCCCCCTGACCCTGGGGGAACTGATGCTGGAGTACATGCACCTGGCCGAAAGGACTTTGGCACCAAAAACCATCGCTTACCGAAAAACCGTCTTCAGGCGGTTCCTCCAAGAGGTCGGTGACATCCCGGTAGCCGACATCACGATCAAGATGATCGAGCGGCACCTGCTCGCCAGGCCCACCAACCATAACTTCAATAAATGCCGGGTAGAACTTTGTCGCTTATTTTCCTGGGGCCAACGGCGCCAGATGATCACGTTTAACCCTGTCCTCCTAGTGGATCGTGTGCCTGTGGACCGGGCTAAGAAAGTTATCCCGACACCCGAAGAAGTGGTTAAGATTCTCTTGGCGGCCGGCCCTAACCGCCCCCTGCTCCTGGTACTCTTTCACACGATGGCCAGGATTGATGAAGTTCTCCGGCTGACCTGGGAGGATGTGAACTTTACTGAGAAGTGGGTGAAGCTCTGGACCCGGAAACGGAGAGGGGGTAACTGGGAATCGGACCTCATGCCGATGAATGAGGATCTGGAAAAGATTTTATGGTCCCTCTGGCAATCCCGGGCGCAAGACGAGTGGGTATTCTTCAATGCCAAAACCTACACAAGATATCTGTACCGCCCAAAAATCATGGGAACTATCTGCAAACACATCGGGGTCAAGAAGTACGGGTTCCACACCCTGAGACACTTCGTTGCCAGTTACCTTTTCGACAAGAAAAAAGTTAGCCTGGCCGTGATCTCGAAATTGCTCCGGCACAAGAATCTTCAAACGACCGAGCGGTATCTGCAAGCTATCGACCCGCGGTTTAGGGAAACGATGAGGTTACTTGAAGGGAATGCTTTGGCTGCGTTGAGTGAGATTGACGTGGCCGCAGAGGTTTAA
- a CDS encoding AAA family ATPase, translated as MIKSLSITNFMQIEKLELELAAPLNFIAGQNEAGKSSIRDALLWGFCGQARGLKTQQEQAAMIREGANVTEVSIFMTNGHAFTRRKTLKTSAQVLGDVPDIGLAPAILMDPFTFLSWPEAQRRELLFKVIPGLAPTEDNILSRICRWPAVEAIQTDDENTQPLATSPLGIIKSVSKMAVSHGFPGAEKECVTKRREAKRLRDEFKGAVEPEKIIVIDGKEYDIPTLNLPAIEATLKDLQKEKDGLLRQKGAGEARAKRLATVKGQLEKIGTLPPPPPDNFIQQLQQDLAGNKCALEINTEEMQQAMVQEQFFPATCPVITLESMACPKAGGRVGSAPVDPGVIESLKANRQGLIKAGDEITIKLAEANKQVTEYQTATARKASLEEELVKLATEPDAGADLDVEIATRQNRINRGSAFERAAYDYDIALGIYKGQMEKLAAAEQEVIIYDALQKALAPDGIPSQMIAEALDGVNDLLDEAATYLFPGRYLHLTGDLSIVLQNSPYVTLSKSAKYRVGVAFQYALSRLVGARILLIDEADILDTEHFEAFYNFLLAHLENFDQIMVFMTADCIYDVFGDPRAQAWWLADGKLTQVAA; from the coding sequence ATGATAAAAAGCCTATCCATTACCAATTTCATGCAGATCGAGAAGTTGGAACTCGAACTCGCCGCACCTCTTAATTTCATCGCGGGCCAGAACGAGGCCGGCAAGTCTTCCATCCGTGATGCGTTACTCTGGGGTTTTTGTGGTCAAGCCCGTGGCCTCAAAACCCAACAGGAACAGGCCGCAATGATTCGGGAAGGTGCCAATGTAACGGAAGTGTCAATTTTTATGACCAACGGCCACGCCTTCACCCGGCGTAAGACGCTGAAAACTTCCGCGCAGGTCCTGGGGGATGTGCCTGATATCGGCTTGGCCCCGGCGATTTTGATGGACCCCTTCACTTTCCTATCTTGGCCCGAAGCGCAACGCAGAGAATTACTCTTCAAAGTGATCCCTGGCTTGGCCCCCACGGAAGATAATATTCTTAGCCGTATTTGCCGGTGGCCCGCGGTGGAAGCAATCCAGACAGACGATGAAAATACTCAACCTTTAGCGACCTCTCCCTTGGGTATCATCAAGTCCGTCTCCAAAATGGCCGTATCCCATGGCTTCCCTGGGGCAGAAAAAGAGTGCGTGACCAAACGCCGGGAGGCCAAGCGGCTCCGGGATGAGTTCAAGGGCGCCGTAGAGCCGGAGAAGATCATTGTCATTGATGGTAAAGAGTACGATATCCCCACCTTGAATCTTCCGGCTATCGAGGCCACCTTGAAGGACCTGCAGAAAGAGAAGGATGGTCTGCTTCGCCAGAAAGGGGCCGGGGAAGCTCGGGCGAAGCGGTTAGCAACGGTCAAAGGTCAACTGGAAAAGATCGGAACTCTCCCCCCGCCTCCCCCCGATAATTTCATTCAACAGTTACAACAGGACCTCGCCGGCAACAAGTGTGCTCTGGAGATCAACACCGAAGAAATGCAACAGGCCATGGTACAGGAACAGTTCTTCCCGGCCACTTGCCCTGTTATCACCCTGGAATCTATGGCTTGCCCTAAAGCCGGGGGCAGGGTGGGGAGTGCGCCGGTTGACCCTGGGGTGATTGAGTCCTTAAAGGCCAACCGACAAGGATTGATCAAGGCCGGAGACGAGATCACAATCAAACTGGCCGAGGCCAACAAGCAGGTTACTGAATACCAAACCGCAACGGCCCGCAAGGCGTCCCTGGAAGAAGAACTGGTCAAGTTGGCAACCGAGCCCGATGCCGGCGCCGACTTGGACGTTGAGATCGCTACCCGCCAGAACCGGATTAACCGGGGCAGTGCTTTCGAGAGGGCTGCTTATGATTACGATATCGCCTTGGGTATCTACAAGGGCCAGATGGAAAAGCTGGCGGCCGCAGAGCAAGAAGTCATTATCTATGACGCCCTGCAGAAGGCTTTGGCGCCAGACGGTATCCCGTCCCAGATGATCGCTGAGGCTCTGGATGGGGTCAACGATCTCTTGGACGAGGCGGCTACCTACCTTTTCCCAGGTCGCTATTTGCACCTCACCGGGGATTTGTCGATTGTCTTGCAGAACTCCCCCTACGTCACCTTGAGCAAGTCAGCTAAGTATCGAGTCGGCGTCGCCTTTCAGTACGCCCTCTCCCGCTTGGTGGGTGCCAGGATACTGCTTATTGACGAGGCTGATATCCTGGACACAGAACACTTTGAGGCGTTCTACAATTTCCTCCTGGCCCACCTTGAAAATTTCGATCAGATCATGGTGTTTATGACCGCTGACTGTATCTACGATGTTTTTGGTGATCCCAGAGCGCAAGCATGGTGGCTTGCAGACGGCAAACTGACACAGGTGGCAGCATGA
- a CDS encoding S24 family peptidase, with amino-acid sequence MDDIKQRNKKITETIRGLLEESGKSPHRIARLARIEPANFYRLLEEEREWNLGHLEKLAPVFGKSVEELLTATRSVPVVERASALRTFPYPQLIRERFGKVNYLGGGDMLNDLYAVEVDDRSMMPAFKQGTKFIVQKESFRKIKDEDIVICVDQVGQAMICYIRLTPETITLKSLNPTIPDTIMPRTHLKVCDKVLEAIYPE; translated from the coding sequence ATGGATGACATCAAACAGCGGAATAAGAAAATTACCGAGACGATCCGGGGGCTTTTGGAAGAAAGTGGGAAGTCCCCGCACCGAATCGCTCGATTGGCGCGAATCGAACCAGCGAACTTCTACCGATTGCTTGAAGAAGAGCGGGAATGGAATCTGGGGCATCTGGAAAAGCTGGCTCCCGTCTTTGGCAAGTCGGTGGAGGAACTGCTTACTGCCACCCGTTCGGTCCCGGTTGTGGAAAGAGCATCCGCCCTGAGAACCTTCCCGTATCCACAGTTGATCCGGGAGCGGTTTGGAAAGGTTAATTATTTGGGCGGAGGAGACATGCTAAATGATCTTTATGCTGTTGAAGTAGATGACCGGTCGATGATGCCAGCCTTTAAACAGGGGACGAAATTCATCGTTCAGAAGGAGTCGTTCCGGAAAATTAAAGATGAAGATATCGTGATATGCGTAGATCAGGTAGGCCAGGCCATGATTTGCTATATCCGTTTGACCCCGGAAACTATCACGCTGAAATCCCTGAATCCGACGATCCCTGATACGATCATGCCCCGCACTCATCTCAAGGTCTGCGACAAGGTACTGGAAGCGATTTATCCGGAATAA
- a CDS encoding AAA family ATPase: MDLVGKLWFNPEEGQTFSGRITLPYALPAGVSIQAVLVPKPLRSRKEMMELHIETLLELPPEPPRPVDIPHFKGELMNEFFGPARPPGRRAKVMIMGGSGTGKTLSALGFPRCAYIDNHRSSENYQTAYPGNLYLPKPGQVATVDYVTDAIKALMEDPGDRLTVVIDDITTYNDQVDFKWNNRFLLRQPGSKGHHREYYSNQPNDYIHPKREKNAFIRRLLAMDMNVIIIARMKKEYAGTSGGADFMKVIGETFAGDPNLVYEFDYIFHLLNEDEGRFAEIKLKQRVPVGGKPFPERFPFLITDEGRSDFFDIFKATALSEYFDTMAQKVKDPVVEAEGGGAVKEDHPAEVAQPSETASEQTTATAADGTKKSEEAQPPAGTSDKVTEAQLDQIVALKQKFNIQKPEWEKDLKLYDVTSALDLTGEQAENFIKYLESGRVPF; encoded by the coding sequence GTGGATCTGGTCGGCAAACTTTGGTTCAACCCCGAAGAAGGCCAAACCTTCTCGGGCCGCATCACCCTGCCGTACGCGTTACCCGCAGGGGTCTCTATCCAGGCAGTTTTAGTGCCAAAGCCCCTGCGAAGCAGGAAAGAGATGATGGAGTTGCACATCGAAACCCTGCTGGAATTACCACCAGAGCCGCCCAGGCCTGTAGATATTCCACACTTTAAAGGAGAACTTATGAACGAATTCTTCGGTCCTGCGCGGCCTCCCGGTAGACGGGCAAAGGTCATGATCATGGGGGGGAGCGGAACCGGAAAAACCCTCAGCGCCCTCGGCTTCCCCCGGTGCGCGTACATTGATAATCATCGGTCCTCTGAAAATTACCAGACGGCTTATCCCGGCAACCTGTACCTCCCCAAGCCGGGCCAGGTGGCGACGGTCGATTATGTCACTGACGCCATCAAGGCCCTCATGGAGGACCCCGGCGACCGCCTGACCGTGGTGATCGACGATATCACTACATACAACGACCAGGTGGATTTCAAGTGGAATAATCGCTTCCTCCTCCGGCAGCCGGGCAGCAAGGGCCACCATCGGGAGTATTACTCCAACCAGCCGAATGACTACATCCATCCCAAGCGGGAGAAGAACGCCTTTATCCGGCGCCTGCTGGCCATGGATATGAACGTCATCATCATCGCCCGGATGAAAAAGGAATACGCCGGGACTTCCGGTGGCGCCGACTTCATGAAGGTAATCGGTGAAACTTTTGCTGGGGACCCCAACCTTGTTTACGAATTCGACTACATCTTCCATCTGCTCAACGAGGACGAGGGCCGGTTTGCTGAGATTAAGCTGAAGCAACGGGTCCCCGTAGGCGGCAAGCCGTTCCCTGAACGCTTTCCGTTCCTGATTACCGATGAGGGCCGATCTGATTTCTTTGACATCTTCAAGGCAACTGCGCTGTCAGAATACTTCGACACGATGGCGCAGAAGGTTAAGGACCCGGTGGTCGAGGCGGAAGGCGGCGGCGCGGTGAAAGAAGACCATCCGGCTGAGGTCGCCCAACCTTCCGAGACTGCCTCAGAACAGACAACCGCAACCGCGGCGGACGGAACCAAGAAATCCGAAGAGGCCCAGCCTCCGGCTGGCACTTCCGATAAGGTCACCGAGGCGCAACTGGATCAGATCGTGGCCCTCAAGCAGAAATTCAACATCCAGAAGCCGGAATGGGAAAAGGACCTCAAGCTGTACGATGTTACCAGCGCCCTGGATCTGACCGGTGAGCAAGCGGAGAACTTCATTAAGTACCTGGAAAGCGGCAGGGTCCCGTTTTAA
- a CDS encoding ERCC4 domain-containing protein: protein MGNEPEPFIIVVDTREQRGYTFACITPQPKIETATLRTGDYSLKGYEDQVCIERKSLIDCYGTFGQGRDRFQRELERMVTYQFAAVIIEADWHTIIKRPPVRSRLKPKTIVRSIAAWCQRFNVHFMPCPDREFAERYTHILLERFWKDRQTEEFLRSKNGK from the coding sequence GTGGGCAACGAACCGGAGCCGTTCATAATCGTCGTTGACACCCGAGAGCAACGTGGGTACACGTTCGCTTGCATCACCCCGCAGCCCAAGATAGAGACCGCCACGTTACGGACAGGGGATTACTCTCTCAAGGGATACGAAGATCAAGTCTGCATCGAAAGAAAAAGTTTAATTGATTGCTACGGCACCTTTGGCCAGGGCCGGGATCGCTTCCAACGAGAGCTTGAGCGGATGGTGACTTACCAATTTGCCGCGGTAATCATCGAGGCGGATTGGCATACCATTATCAAGCGGCCTCCTGTTCGGTCCCGGTTAAAACCAAAAACGATTGTCCGATCTATCGCTGCTTGGTGTCAACGGTTTAACGTACATTTTATGCCCTGCCCTGACCGTGAATTTGCTGAACGGTACACACATATTTTACTCGAACGCTTTTGGAAAGACCGTCAAACCGAAGAATTTCTTAGGAGTAAGAATGGCAAGTAA
- a CDS encoding AAA family ATPase, which translates to METITGTLSDIRFAKNGFLIGMLSSGDPVLGNMAEPVIGQDYRLAGDWVEDPKWGRQFRFERYSAETPQDQEGIFRYLVRVARWVGPAVGRQIIHEFGDDALTILKQDPQRAAEVIKGLTVKRAQEISQNLLANEDREAAAVELETMLGGHHLPKNCINYLIETHHSDAPARVRKDPYMTLMDVRGVGFASADHVATSIGYAPEGPERRQAASLYALMEAAAAGHTWLPGEKFIGDVQELIGFPPGSDVRVKLIEADAIRIKDDMVALAQFADDERDVAGAVQKLLTQGEDWSPHVTVDLQGLAPDQMEAFVLAMKHPVFILTGAPGTGKTYLLRRIIEQYTAWNKRIALAAPTGKAAKRMTEMIGVPAMTIHRLLGPEPYQWKGEIKFGFSYGIKNPLPNDVVVIDEFSMVDISLAASLFRAINQGTRVLIVGDHYQLPSVGPGAVLRDLLTAGVPSYELTEIKRNTGDIVQACHAIKDGREVTPSLELRPEEGLNFRHIEESDPFRILEIIQDLTIKRLPARGYDPVWDVQVLSPMNERTALSCLDINTLLQNALNMHPPVPGTPFRVGDKVLQRKNKMIGDEFVVNGDLGEVKFINDNEIGVEFKYPDRMVKIKRKAHNLQLAYCLTYHKMQGSESAVIILPVHSCFGGFFNRELVYTAISRARDICITVGEWDSLEAAAGRVSNGRRITRLAEMLNIKPIINEFPEFGGPEPEDEIPF; encoded by the coding sequence ATGGAAACGATCACCGGCACATTATCAGACATCAGATTTGCCAAGAACGGCTTCCTCATAGGCATGCTGTCTTCCGGGGACCCCGTTCTTGGCAATATGGCGGAACCCGTCATCGGTCAGGATTATCGCCTGGCCGGTGATTGGGTTGAAGACCCTAAATGGGGGCGTCAGTTTCGGTTTGAACGGTATTCTGCGGAAACTCCCCAAGATCAGGAAGGCATTTTTCGGTATCTGGTTAGAGTGGCCCGGTGGGTCGGCCCCGCGGTGGGGCGCCAGATCATCCATGAGTTCGGAGACGATGCCCTTACCATCTTGAAGCAAGACCCCCAGCGGGCCGCCGAAGTCATCAAGGGGCTCACTGTAAAACGGGCCCAGGAGATTTCCCAGAACCTGCTGGCCAACGAGGACCGGGAGGCAGCGGCGGTAGAGCTTGAAACTATGCTGGGCGGCCACCATCTCCCCAAGAACTGTATCAATTATTTAATCGAAACACACCACTCTGACGCTCCGGCCCGGGTACGGAAGGACCCATACATGACCCTAATGGACGTGCGCGGTGTCGGGTTTGCGTCGGCTGACCACGTGGCGACTTCCATTGGGTATGCTCCGGAAGGGCCGGAACGGCGTCAAGCGGCATCACTCTACGCCCTAATGGAAGCTGCGGCGGCCGGCCATACCTGGCTCCCGGGGGAGAAGTTCATCGGAGACGTTCAAGAGTTGATCGGCTTTCCCCCGGGTTCGGATGTGCGCGTCAAACTGATCGAGGCCGATGCTATCCGGATTAAGGATGACATGGTGGCTTTGGCGCAGTTCGCTGACGATGAGCGAGACGTGGCCGGTGCTGTTCAAAAACTCTTAACCCAGGGTGAAGATTGGAGCCCTCACGTCACCGTTGACCTTCAGGGGTTGGCCCCGGACCAGATGGAAGCGTTCGTGCTGGCCATGAAGCATCCGGTTTTTATCCTCACTGGAGCTCCCGGAACCGGCAAGACGTACCTGCTCCGGCGTATCATCGAGCAATATACCGCGTGGAACAAGCGCATTGCCCTGGCGGCGCCCACGGGGAAGGCGGCCAAGCGGATGACCGAGATGATCGGGGTGCCGGCCATGACTATCCATCGGCTCCTGGGGCCGGAACCGTACCAGTGGAAGGGTGAAATTAAGTTCGGATTCTCCTACGGGATAAAGAACCCATTACCTAACGATGTAGTGGTTATTGATGAATTTTCCATGGTGGATATCTCCCTGGCCGCCAGCCTGTTCCGGGCCATCAACCAGGGGACCCGAGTGCTTATCGTAGGCGACCATTATCAGTTACCATCGGTCGGCCCCGGTGCCGTCCTTCGGGACCTCCTGACGGCCGGCGTCCCCTCTTACGAACTGACCGAGATCAAACGCAACACCGGGGACATCGTGCAGGCCTGCCACGCGATTAAAGACGGCAGGGAAGTCACCCCTTCCCTTGAGTTGCGGCCAGAGGAAGGGCTGAACTTCCGGCATATCGAGGAATCGGACCCGTTCCGGATTCTGGAAATCATCCAGGACCTGACCATTAAACGGTTGCCAGCGAGGGGTTACGATCCGGTCTGGGACGTACAGGTCTTGAGCCCCATGAATGAGCGCACCGCTCTGTCCTGCCTGGATATTAACACCCTGCTGCAGAACGCTCTTAATATGCACCCCCCGGTCCCGGGTACTCCGTTCCGGGTGGGTGACAAGGTGCTGCAGCGCAAGAACAAAATGATCGGTGACGAGTTCGTGGTCAACGGTGATCTGGGAGAAGTGAAGTTCATCAACGACAACGAGATCGGGGTGGAATTCAAATATCCTGACCGCATGGTGAAGATCAAGAGGAAGGCTCATAACCTACAGCTGGCCTACTGTTTGACTTACCACAAAATGCAAGGCAGTGAATCCGCAGTAATTATTCTTCCCGTTCATTCCTGTTTCGGCGGGTTCTTCAACCGTGAACTTGTCTATACCGCCATCTCTCGGGCCCGGGATATCTGCATTACCGTGGGCGAGTGGGATTCTTTGGAAGCTGCAGCCGGCCGGGTGAGTAACGGGAGAAGGATTACTCGGTTGGCGGAAATGTTGAACATTAAGCCGATTATTAATGAATTTCCGGAATTTGGTGGACCAGAACCAGAAGACGAAATTCCTTTCTAA